The window GATTCATGTTGACTTTTGCAGAAAACCCCTGTCTAAAGCTCTGATCAAACCACAATCATAGCTACATTTCCAAATTGTTTTGTCCCGTGATGTTGCGAAATGCTCTGGACTGCACTCTCCCAAGGTGTTTCTGCACTGAGAACCTATTTGAGAGTGCCATAATCCCAAGGAAACTTCACTTCCTGCATCTTCATACCTTGTTAGATGACCACCCAATTATCATCCTCCTAAAATCTCTGGAGTTAcaggatggcctcctcctggaatGTGAACGCCAAGAAATACTTAGTGTCCTGGGGGCCCTGCAGTGACTCCACCCGCTTTTGCTCTGAAACCCTGAGTTTAAGTGAGAACAGCTGTGGAGTATTTCCTGCACGTGTGGCTACAAGCACGCGCTGTATCCTGGAGACCCCACATGTCCAAGAAATTATAGATACAGATCTCGAATAGAAGCAGGGAGTGCAGGAGCAAAGAGACAATGTCAAAACCTATTCAAGTAAATAGCCATTTAGCTTGCCTTACTACAAACAATGCATCAAACATAATGAAAGAAGACAGGAGATACTTTATGAGAGTTATTAGTTAGGAGGAGAGATTGAAATTTTTTCACTAGAGCTGGGAAGGCCCGAACAAAAGGCCCAGAATTCTAAGGAGTCTGGGCATGTCAAATTTCCATTGATGGGTGAATTGGCATTGATGAGGAATTCAAGGCATACCTGCAACTTTTGGGAATGTGAGGGTTAAACAAGAACACAACTTCTCAAATGGAATGCCAGCccttttttttttatcatttccttgttgccataaatgaataaatgaattgtTTGAGGCTCCTTACATTTGTTTGAACAAACTGGCTGGAAGTCACAACCAGTTTGAAGGACTCTAACTTGGTGCAGATTCCATTATTGTGTCAAGTACTCCATAACCAAAATGCTTCGTGGTCTAAGTCGTTGAAGCATACTATTATTAAAGAAGTAGATTTTTCTGCTGCTTTATGGATTTTATCATTTCTTTTCTACAGGTGGTTTTTGCCTGGGATTAAATCAGGAAGGTGCAACAGGCAGTCTGTCCTGGGCTGGAGTAATGTTTGGTGTGATTGCCagtttgtgtgtgtccctgaaTGCCATATACACAAAGAAGGTATTGCCAGCTGTAGACGGCAGCATCTGGAAATTAACCTACTACAACAATGTCAACGCCTGTATCCTCTTTATTCCATTAATTACAATCAGTGGGGAACTGAAAACATTGTATCTCTTTGACAAAATAAGCAGCACTAACTTTTGGGGTGTAATGATCTTGGGTGGTATGTTTGGTTTTGCTATTGGATACGTCACAGGACTGCAGATTAAATTCACCAGTCCCTTGACGCACAATGTCTCTGGTACTGCTAAAGCATGTGCACAAACTGTTCTGGCAGTGTTCTACTATGAAGAACTAAAGACCTTTCTCTGGTGGACTAGTAACATACTGGTCCTTTTTGGATCCTTTGCATATACCTGGGTAAAGGGATTAGAGATGAAGAAAGTGCAAGATGAAACGGTGAACAGAAATCGTGAGAAGAATGAAACTGGAGTCTAAAATATGGATATTCGGTTACACTTTGTCTACAGTGGAAGCTTGATTGTCTGCCATAATGGAGGAGAGTCTGGGTGGTCAGAGAATGGAAAGTGGCAAATATTCAAAGTTGCATAATAATCATTTTTTGGAGCACTCCTTCCTCACTTAATGTGAGCTGACCTCTTCCAAATTCTTCTCTCTGCTGCCAATGACCAGAAGTAGACACTAACAGCATCATGTGCTCCATTGGAGCAACCACTTCAACCTCCACAGTGCCAATATTAACAACTTGGAAGAGAATGGAAAGTTGGCTTATTTAACTGTACTGTTGAAATACCACTCATTGAATGGTTGATGATTGTCCTTCAGGAACTGGATTTGTCAGCAGATGCACTAACACACCACTGCTGCTGTACAAGTTCATAATTATTTCTTGAAATCCTTGTGGGTAAAAGGAATTGTACTATGTATTAGAAAAACTCCAGGAAATACTTTTTCATACAAAATATTGTTCATTGGCTATTGGTCTACAGCATTTGTTCATTTAGcgttttcaaaaattgattgtctcTGACTGGTACACTCCCAAGGAACTCTTGTAAAAGTTGTAACTGCTTTTCGTCTCATTCAGTGTTTTATGTGGAAAGTCTTCATCCCATACACTGCATATACTCCTCTAATGCCCCCTTAAATGCAGCTATATTATTTGCTTAAGCCACTCCTTGTGATAACAAGTTCTAATTTCTGTTCATAAAGATGTTCCTATTTGATGTCTTGGTAACCTTTTAATACTAATGATGTCTAATTTTGTTCTTTCACATAACTAGAAACAATATGTAACATGTTCAATGTAACATTCGGAGTGTTCTGTGGTGATGGTAGGGGTTTCAATAGCAGTTTAAAAATTGGAAGAGGCACAGGGTGATCAAAACTTCTTTTTATTGTTTGAGATGTATATTTTTAGACATTTGTCAGGATAAAGAGCATCTTAATTATTGAAAATTTTGCCTGAGGTAATTTGATtgtaaaaattattttattttttcacTTTAAATGTAAACACATTGTGGCTGGGTGAAAAGTACTGTTTGACTGTTTTGGGGGTTTTCTGTAAGTACTGTGCAATGGGTCTGAACCTGCCAATTAAAATACTGTATATCTAAAACATCTTTGATACtctgaaaataaataaaatctttTTAATCACCAATTTTATACTCATGTGGAAGTTAATTTCAAGCATGTAACAAAATTGTTAATATTGAACTTGACTAAAAGCAATGTATAACTTTACTGTGTTTAATATGCCCTGGTTTGCACTTTTCATATGCAAACATGAAAACAGAATATAAATGAACACGGGAATGCACAAAACAAGCAGATTTACTAAACCTTCTTGCAGTTCTGTTGATCAAACAATAAATCCTACAAAACCAGAAAGGAAATGCCTGTTTTGTCCCAGAACAAAGATAGGTTTTGAACAAATATGTACGTTACTGTCAAGTTTTCAAACACTTTGATTTCAACTACTTGTTTAGTATGATCATCTGCGGGATCCAAAGAAAGGGTCACAGCCAATATTATGACTTGTGGATTTAAGCTGGATCTACAGATAATAATAGGAATCTTAGGAAAATATTTTTGGTATTTATTAGGTTGCAAACACCTAGCCCCCGAACATTAACACAACCCATAAACAGACCATGGCTTAGCAGTATTCCCCCTCGTCTTTCCAACATTAACTTAATTCACATCATGAATGACATTCTTCAACATCACTCCAAAAAGCAAAAATAACTGCATTTAATAGGCTATTTAGTCTTTTTATTGCTCCTGTTTCTGGAAAAGTGAAGGGCACAATTTCCTAGGAGCCAAAACTGTGGATTAGCAGATCCAGCAcatcctttgtctttccaaaaaagGGTAGACATCAGCACTTAGTTTTAGCAAATGCTTCAACACTTGTAGCTTCACGGAGTATTGCCATGACCGTGTTTCCAGTTGGAAGCAACCTTAaagcatgtttctgtgctgtatatctccacgACTCTAAAATAAGGCAAGGGGGATGAATCTAGTTTTAATAGCAACAGAAATGTGTTCAAACAAGCTTCTGTAATGCAAATATAAAATGTTTAGTATGGATTGCAATTCAGAGCACCACAATAAGGAATCACACTGGGGCAGGACTTTTGCAGGAAATGCCCTTGGTCAAATTAGATCAAATGATTGCAGCATGCCCCTTTTGTTGTAACTGATTTATTTTAATAGCCCGGTTTACTGTTTGCAGTATGGATTATTGAGATCAATAAACTGGAATTTGAattgcagtttctgtttttgcattATATTGAGACACACTTGCACAAGGTGAAAGTCTATCTGTGACTTGAAGAGAAATATCAGTTGGGAGATATGTAAAATGGGTTGGGGACTTGCAATTGCTGGGTTTGCACTATTACTAAAACCTACACATATTTGGTTCCAAAGTTCTTTTATCGTTTGAACCAGGAAACTACTATGAGATGCTATGCCGAACCTAAAGCACAAACAGATCATTCTGCTCAATGAGCCAATACCAGCTTTTATGCTGCATTTCAGACAACTCCTATCCTTCCTCACCTAATAATCAGCAATAACCTGTCCTTCATATGTTTATCTGACTTCCTCAACATTTGCCTTACCCTTTTGATACATTCCACATTTGCACCAGCTCTTCAGTTAAAGAGATTTGTTCTGAATTCTCTAATTAGTTTTTGATGACAATCATACCTTTCGACTGTTAGTTTTACTCTTCATAAACATTCAATATTCTGAATAAAGTGGAAGTTTTATGGTGATGTTGGGAAATTTTATTTTGGCAACATGGGTTTAAAGAAGACTGTGATTTGTAGACATGTATTAATAGTATTACCGTAATCACTAATGCAGTGGAGTAAAGTTCATTATCAATTTACAAATATATTCATTATTGATGACACCTGAGGCAGATTTAACTTCAGAAAGGGAGAGGGTAATCTTGGATTGAAACAGGAGAGTTTGCATTTATAATGCGCATTTCACAGCTGAAGAAtgttccaaagcacttcacaaccaACAAATTACTTTATGAAGTACAGTCACTATACTTGGTGTCCAGTTTGCATACTTATAATTCCTCAAATGACAAGATAAACAACTGATTTGGAGGTAAAAGAGGTAGGGGAATGGCATCGCTAATTAGGGATAGGATCACAGTTGCAGAAGAGGAGGTTGTCAAGGAAGGTTTTGACAGAGTCATTataggtggaagtcagaaacaggaaagatgcaatcactttattgggagttttctactgACCCCCTCCAATaacaacagagatgaggaggagcatgttgggaggcagattttggaaaggtgcagaagtaacagggttgttatcattagattagattagacttacagtgtggaaacaggcccttcggcccaacaagtccacaccgacccgccgaagcgcaatccacccatacccctacatttaccccttacctaacactacgggcaatttagcttggccaattcacctgacacgcacatctttgtgactgtgggaggaaaccggagcacccggaggaaacccacgcagacacggggagaacgtgcaaactccacacagtcagtcgcctgagtcgggaattgaacccgggtctacaggcgctgtgaggcagcagtgctaaccactgtgccaccgtgccgcccacaagtcatgggtgactttaacttcctttATATTGATTgaaacctccttagttcaaatactTTGGAtgaagcagtttttgtcaggtcctgactcaatatgtagataggctgactagatgggaggccatattggatttggtgcttggtaacAAACTATGTTAGGTGTCTAGTCtgagtgggagagcattttggtgatagtggtcACAATTCCATGatctttactatactcatggagaggggtaggagcagacggtatgagaaagtatttaattggggaagtaGGATTTACAATGCTGTTAGATAGGAACTGaggtgcctaaattgggaacagaaggtctcaggaaaatgcatgacagaaatgtggagattgtttaggaagcacttgctgatagtttTGGACAGATTTGTCagactgaggcaaggaagggatggcaggttgaaagaaccttgggtgacaagatttggagatgccggtgttggactgggatgtacaaagttaaaaatcacacaacaccaggttatagtccaacaggtttaattggaagcacatgctccgaaagctagtgtgcttccaattaaacctgtttgactattacctggtgttgtgtgatttttaactttgggtgacaagggatgtggaacatctcatCAAGGCTTgtttaaggttgaggaggcaaggactAGACAGGGCTCTAAAAGGTtccaaggtagccaggaaggaactgaagaataatcttaggagagctagaaggggacatgaaaagctTTAGCgggcaggattaaggaaaacccaaaagcaTTCTATACTTATGTAAGGGACAAGAGGgcg is drawn from Hemiscyllium ocellatum isolate sHemOce1 chromosome 18, sHemOce1.pat.X.cur, whole genome shotgun sequence and contains these coding sequences:
- the slc35c1 gene encoding GDP-fucose transporter 1 isoform X1 gives rise to the protein MCVHYLPSLFHRTPLRRSNILKMALSNLEQGSYETFVTKAVRIACVVAMYWFTSITMVFLNKYLLGSPDLKLDAPLFVTFFQCLVTVLLCWLLNLLSALCPSVVEFPSIGFDPKISRGVLPLSLVFIGMITFNNLCLKYVGVAFYNVGRSLTTVFNVLLSYVILKQTTSLRAILCCGVIIGGFCLGLNQEGATGSLSWAGVMFGVIASLCVSLNAIYTKKVLPAVDGSIWKLTYYNNVNACILFIPLITISGELKTLYLFDKISSTNFWGVMILGGMFGFAIGYVTGLQIKFTSPLTHNVSGTAKACAQTVLAVFYYEELKTFLWWTSNILVLFGSFAYTWVKGLEMKKVQDETVNRNREKNETGV
- the slc35c1 gene encoding GDP-fucose transporter 1 isoform X2 produces the protein MTPLRRSNILKMALSNLEQGSYETFVTKAVRIACVVAMYWFTSITMVFLNKYLLGSPDLKLDAPLFVTFFQCLVTVLLCWLLNLLSALCPSVVEFPSIGFDPKISRGVLPLSLVFIGMITFNNLCLKYVGVAFYNVGRSLTTVFNVLLSYVILKQTTSLRAILCCGVIIGGFCLGLNQEGATGSLSWAGVMFGVIASLCVSLNAIYTKKVLPAVDGSIWKLTYYNNVNACILFIPLITISGELKTLYLFDKISSTNFWGVMILGGMFGFAIGYVTGLQIKFTSPLTHNVSGTAKACAQTVLAVFYYEELKTFLWWTSNILVLFGSFAYTWVKGLEMKKVQDETVNRNREKNETGV